A window from Nycticebus coucang isolate mNycCou1 chromosome X, mNycCou1.pri, whole genome shotgun sequence encodes these proteins:
- the LOC128577578 gene encoding polyadenylate-binding protein 1-like 2, whose amino-acid sequence MASLYVGDLHPEVTEAMLYEKFSPAGPILSIRICRDKITRRSLGYAYVNYQQPVDAKRALETLNFDVIKGRPVRIMWSQRDPSLRKSGVGNVFIKNLGKTIDNKALYNIFSAFGNILSCKVACDEKGPKGYGFVHFQKQESAERAIDAMNGMFLNYRKIFVGRFKSHKEREAERGAWAKQSTSADVKDFEEDTDEEATFR is encoded by the coding sequence ATGGCTTCACTGTACGTGGGCGACCTGCACCCCGAGGTGACCGAGGCCATGCTGTATGAGAAGTTCAGCCCAGCCGGGCCCATTCTCTCCATACGcatttgtagagacaagatcacCCGCCGATCATTAGGCTATGCGTATGTCAACTACCAGCAACCGGTGGATGCCAAGCGAGCCCTGGAGACTCTGAACTTTGATGTCATAAAGGGCAGGCCAGTGCGCATCATGTGGTCCCAGAGGGACCCCTCACTCCGCAAAAGCGGAGTGGGGAACGTCTTCATCAAGAACCTGGGCAAGACCATTGACAACAAGGCGCTGTACAACATCTTCTCGGCGTTCGGCAACATCCTCTCCTGCAAAGTGGCCTGCGATGAAAAGGGGCCCAAGGGCTACGGGTTCGTGCACTTCCAGAAGCAGGAGTCTGCGGAGCGGGCCATCGATGCGATGAATGGCATGTTCCTCAACTACCGCAAAATTTTCGTCGGGAGATTCAAGTCGCATAAAGAACGAGAGGCGGAAAGGGGAGCCTGGGCCAAACAGTCGACCAGTGCTGATGTCAAGGATTTCGAGGAAGACACCGATGAGGAGGCCACCTTTCGATGA